One genomic window of Hemitrygon akajei chromosome 1, sHemAka1.3, whole genome shotgun sequence includes the following:
- the plekhf2 gene encoding pleckstrin homology domain-containing family F member 2, with translation MVDRLANSEANARRIGMVESCFGAAGQPLTIPGRVLIGEGVLTKLCRKKPKARQFFLFNDILVYGNIVIQKKRYNKQHIIPLENVTIDSIEDDGDLRNGWLIKTPTKSFAVYAATATEKSEWMNHINKCVTDLLSKSGKVPNSEHAAVWVPDSEANICMRCQKVKFTPVSRRHHCRKCGFVVCGPCSEKRFLLPSQSSKPVRVCSFCFDMLSSGQLTATLPNRSEFYRGSLQSPRSISDEDDDDDSSD, from the coding sequence ATGGTGGACCGCTTGGCAAACAGTGAGGCAAATGCTCGGCGCATTGGCATGGTGGAGAGCTGCTTCGGAGCAGCTGGACAGCCCCTAACCATACCAGGTCGGGTACTCATAGGTGAGGGAGTTCTTACAAAGCTTTGTCGGAAGAAGCCAAAAGCCAGGCAGTTTTTCTTGTTCAACGACATCCTTGTCTATGGTAATATTGTCATCCAAAAGAAGAGATATAACAAGCAGCATATTATTCCTTTGGAAAACGTTACCATTGATTCCATTGAAGATGATGGTGATCTGCGTAATGGCTGGCTCATTAAAACTCCAACCAAATCCTTTGCTGTCTATGCTGCTACGGCTACTGAGAAATCAGAGTGGATGAATCACATCAATAAGTGTGTCACAGATTTGCTGTCAAAAAGTGGAAAAGTGCCCAATAGTGAGCATGCCGCGGTCTGGGTTCCCGATTCCGAGGCAAATATATGCATGCGTTGTCAGAAAGTCAAATTCACCCCAGTCAGCCGTCGACATCACTGCCGCAAATGTGGATTTGTTGTGTGTGGGCCTTGTTCAGAAAAAAGATTCCTTCTGCCCAGCCAGTCTTCCAAACCAGTGCGTGTGTGCTCTTTCTGTTTTGATATGCTTTCCTCTGGACAACTGACTGCAACTCTCCCAAATCGTTCTGAGTTTTACCGCGGATCCCTTCAGTCCCCTAGAAGTATATCTGATGAAGACGACGATGATGACAGCAGCGATTGA